One region of Mycteria americana isolate JAX WOST 10 ecotype Jacksonville Zoo and Gardens chromosome 17, USCA_MyAme_1.0, whole genome shotgun sequence genomic DNA includes:
- the SURF6 gene encoding surfeit locus protein 6, giving the protein MASLAAQDSYLQGLARKVCVQHAPEPRKRKFVSKPGQPELKKKKRKKSRKEAEKTNGPSAKQVVSNTSKPAPGQKAAPQASKSSPQGVTQSRNGSLVTGSKSELDSPSISAMNLLRQRLHEKIKKASGQDDAKELPPAVLEKRQRRKYERERKKRRRKELKVKAKMEKKETEEVPVEPESKKEEGTAEMVFNRVEVHEENELNKIQKKKEKRKAVKGNITPLTGKNYKQLLSRLETRKDKLEELKDKDQKKAQELENKMKWTNVLYKAEGVKIRDNEERLKEALKRKEKRKAQRQRQWEKRTEKVVEKMQQRQEKRRKNIQKKKKDRIEKKKARARKKGRVLPEDLKKAGFK; this is encoded by the exons ATGGCCAGCCTGGCCGCCCAGGACTCCTACCTGCAGGGCTTGGCGAGGAAGGTCTGCGTGCAGCACGCCCCGGAGCCGCGGAAGAGGAAATTTG TGTCTAAGCCAGGCCAGCCTGAGctcaagaagaagaagagaaagaaatccagGAAGGAAGCTGAGAAGACAAATGGTCCTTCGGCCAAACAGGTGGTCTCTAACACCAGTAAACCTGCTCCGGGACAGAAAGCAGCCCCTCAAGCCAGCAAATCATCTCCACAGGGTGTTACACAGAGCAGAAATGGGAGTTTGGTTACAG GGAGCAAAAGTGAACTGGATTCCCCTTCTATTTCTGCAATGAATCTCTTGCGTCAGAGACTAcatgagaagattaaaaaagcTTCTGGACAA GATGATGCCAAAGAATTACCTCCTGCAGTCCTGGAGAAGAGGCAGCGAAGGAAatacgagagagagagaaaaaagcgCCGAAGAAAGGAGTTGAAGGTGAAGgcaaaaatggagaagaaagaaactgagGAGGTACCAGTAGAgccagaaagcaaaaaggaggaGGGCACGGCTGAGATGGTCTTTAACAGGGTCGAAGTCCACGAAGAGAATGAGTTGAACAAGAtccagaagaagaaagagaagaggaaagcgGTGAAAGGCAATATCACTCCTCTGACGGGCAAAAACTAcaagcagctgctgagcaggCTGGAGACCAGGAAGGATAAGCTGGAGGAACTCAAGGATAAGGACCAGAAGAAAGCTCAGGAGCTGGAGAACAAGATGAAATGGACAAATGTTCTCTATAAGGCGGAAGGCGTGAAGATTCGTGACAATGAGGAGCGTCTGAAAGAAGCTCTGAAGCGTAAGGAGAAGCGTAAAGCCCAACGCCAAAGGCAGTGGGAGAAGCGGACAGAAAAAGTGGTAGAAAAGATGCAACAGCGGCAGGAAAAGCGTCGCAAGAACattcagaagaagaagaaagataggatagagaagaagaaagccaGGGCCCGGAAGAAaggccgggttctgccagaggaCTTGAAAAAAGCTGGCTTCAAGTGA
- the RPL7A gene encoding large ribosomal subunit protein eL8, whose amino-acid sequence MPKGKKAKGKKVAPAPAVVKKQEAKKVVNPLFEKRPKNFGIGQDIQPKRDLTRFVKWPRYIRLQRQRSILYKRLKVPPAINQFTQALDRQTATQLLKLAHKYRPENKQEKKQRLLARAEQKAAGKGDAPTKRPPVLRAGINSVTTLVENKKAQLVVIAHDVDPIELVVFLPALCRKMGVPYCIIKGKARLGRLVHRKTCTSVAFTQVNPEDKGALAKLVEAVKTNYNDRYDEIRRHWGGNVLGPKSVARIAKLEKAKAKELATKLG is encoded by the exons ATG CCGAAAGGAAAGAAGGCCAAGGGCAAGAAGGTGGCACCGGCCCCTGCTGTAGTCAAGAAGCAGGAGGCCAAGAAGGTCGTCAATCCCCTCTTTGAGAAGAGGCCCAAGAACTTTGGCATTG GACAGGATATCCAGCCGAAGCGTGATCTCACACGCTTTGTGAAATGGCCGCGCTACATCAGACTGCAGCGCCAGAGGTCCATCCTTTACAAACGCTTGAAGGTGCCTCCTGCTATTAACCAGTTCACTCAGGCTTTGGACCGCCAGACAG CTACACAGCTTCTGAAGCTGGCACACAAATACAGGCCAGAAAATAAGCAAGAGAAGAAGCAGAGGCTACTGGCTCGTGCTGAGCAGAAAGCTGCAGGAAAGGGAGATGCGCCAACTAAGCGGCCACCAGTCCTCCGAGCAG GTATTAACAGTGTCACAACTCTGGTAGAGAACAAGAAAGCTCAGCTTGTAGTTATTGCCCATGATGTAGACCCCATTGAG CTGGTGGTCTTCTTGCCAGCTTTGTGCCGCAAGATGGGAGTGCCATACTGCATCATCAAGGGCAAAGCCAGACTGGGGCGACTGGTCCACAGGAAAACTTGTACCTCTGTTGCTTTCACCCAGGTTAACCC GGAGGATAAGGGAGCCCTTGCAAAGCTCGTGGAGGCTGTCAAGACCAACTACAATGACAGATATGATGAG ATCCGTCGTCACTGGGGTGGTAACGTCTTGGGTCCAAAATCAGTGGCTCGCATTGCTAAACTTGAAAAAGCAAAGGCTAAAGAACTGGCTACTAAGCTGGGCTAA
- the MED22 gene encoding mediator of RNA polymerase II transcription subunit 22 isoform X3, whose amino-acid sequence MAQQRVLPQSKETLLQSYNKRLKDDVKSIMDNFTEIIKTAKIEDETQVSRATQGEQDNYEMHVRAANIVRAGESLMKLVSDLKQFLILNDFPSVNEAINQRNQQLRSLQEECDKKLIALRDEISIDLYELEEEYYSSSLCDSNDLPLCEAYWRQDFATLSPESFSMPLTAATAEQSVATSQSSTPSHPHVNGHGAGPTEHS is encoded by the exons ATGGCGCAGCAGCGGGTGCTGCCGCAGAGCAAGGAGACCCTGCTGCAGTCCTACAACAAGCGCCTCAAGGACGATGTCAAGTCCATCATGGACAACTTCACCGAAATCATCAAGACTGCCAAG attGAGGATGAAACTCAAGTCTCTCGAGCAACCCAGGGTGAACAAGATAACTATGAGATGCATGTCAGAGCTGCAAACATT GTCCGAGCTGGTGAGTCCCTGATGAAACTTGTGTCTGACCTGAAGCAGTTCTTGATCCTCAATGATTTCCCCTCTGTGAATGAAGCTATCAACCAGCGCAACCAGCAGCTGAGGAGCTTGCAGGAGGAATGTGACAAGAAGTTGATTGCACTACGGGATGAGATCTCCATTGACCTGTACGAGCTAGAAGAAGAATATTACTCTTCCAG TCTGTGTGACAGCAATGATCTTCCACTGTGCGAAGCCTACTGGAGACAAGACTTTGCCACGCTGTCCCCCGAAAGCTTCTCCATGCCTCTGACAgctgccacagcagagcagagcgtTGCTACCTCCCAGAGCTCAACCCCTTCGCACCCTCACGTGAACGGGCACGGGGCAGGCCCCACGGAGCACTCCTGA
- the MED22 gene encoding mediator of RNA polymerase II transcription subunit 22 isoform X2 translates to MAQQRVLPQSKETLLQSYNKRLKDDVKSIMDNFTEIIKTAKIEDETQVSRATQGEQDNYEMHVRAANIVRAGESLMKLVSDLKQFLILNDFPSVNEAINQRNQQLRSLQEECDKKLIALRDEISIDLYELEEEYYSSSYSLCDSNDLPLCEAYWRQDFATLSPESFSMPLTAATAEQSVATSQSSTPSHPHVNGHGAGPTEHS, encoded by the exons ATGGCGCAGCAGCGGGTGCTGCCGCAGAGCAAGGAGACCCTGCTGCAGTCCTACAACAAGCGCCTCAAGGACGATGTCAAGTCCATCATGGACAACTTCACCGAAATCATCAAGACTGCCAAG attGAGGATGAAACTCAAGTCTCTCGAGCAACCCAGGGTGAACAAGATAACTATGAGATGCATGTCAGAGCTGCAAACATT GTCCGAGCTGGTGAGTCCCTGATGAAACTTGTGTCTGACCTGAAGCAGTTCTTGATCCTCAATGATTTCCCCTCTGTGAATGAAGCTATCAACCAGCGCAACCAGCAGCTGAGGAGCTTGCAGGAGGAATGTGACAAGAAGTTGATTGCACTACGGGATGAGATCTCCATTGACCTGTACGAGCTAGAAGAAGAATATTACTCTTCCAG CTACAGTCTGTGTGACAGCAATGATCTTCCACTGTGCGAAGCCTACTGGAGACAAGACTTTGCCACGCTGTCCCCCGAAAGCTTCTCCATGCCTCTGACAgctgccacagcagagcagagcgtTGCTACCTCCCAGAGCTCAACCCCTTCGCACCCTCACGTGAACGGGCACGGGGCAGGCCCCACGGAGCACTCCTGA
- the MED22 gene encoding mediator of RNA polymerase II transcription subunit 22 isoform X1: MAQQRVLPQSKETLLQSYNKRLKDDVKSIMDNFTEIIKTAKIEDETQVSRATQGEQDNYEMHVRAANIVRAGESLMKLVSDLKQFLILNDFPSVNEAINQRNQQLRSLQEECDKKLIALRDEISIDLYELEEEYYSSSCHSRAERCYLPELNPFAPSRERARGRPHGALLKRILCCRTCSSWRHCAAGSLPPAVLSKHLLLSGECTGAVFAGFCSLDSHSAFSTPGTLP; this comes from the exons ATGGCGCAGCAGCGGGTGCTGCCGCAGAGCAAGGAGACCCTGCTGCAGTCCTACAACAAGCGCCTCAAGGACGATGTCAAGTCCATCATGGACAACTTCACCGAAATCATCAAGACTGCCAAG attGAGGATGAAACTCAAGTCTCTCGAGCAACCCAGGGTGAACAAGATAACTATGAGATGCATGTCAGAGCTGCAAACATT GTCCGAGCTGGTGAGTCCCTGATGAAACTTGTGTCTGACCTGAAGCAGTTCTTGATCCTCAATGATTTCCCCTCTGTGAATGAAGCTATCAACCAGCGCAACCAGCAGCTGAGGAGCTTGCAGGAGGAATGTGACAAGAAGTTGATTGCACTACGGGATGAGATCTCCATTGACCTGTACGAGCTAGAAGAAGAATATTACTCTTCCAG ctgccacagcagagcagagcgtTGCTACCTCCCAGAGCTCAACCCCTTCGCACCCTCACGTGAACGGGCACGGGGCAGGCCCCACGGAGCACTCCTGAAGAGGATCCTCTGCTGCCGAACGTGTTCCTCCTGGCGGCACTGCGCTGCTGGAAGTCTTCCACCTGCTGTACTGAGCAAGCATCTCCTGCTGTCAGGAGAGTGCACTGGAGCTGTATTTGCAGGTTTCTGCTCACTGGATAGCCACAGTGCTTTCTCCACCCCTGGGACATTGCCGTGA